Within Azoarcus sp. DD4, the genomic segment CGAGCAGGAAGGGATAGAGCGGCTCGCCGCTGCCGCGCGCAATCCCTACTATCGCTACGCGACGCGGCCTTACACCAATGCCGGACTCTGCCATCTGCGGCTGAAGCAGGATGGCGCGGCCGAGGTCCAGTTCACGCATGCCCTCCAGGCCGATCCTCAAAACGGTGAAGCCTTGTATCAGCTGGCGGCCATCGCCTATCGCAAGGGCAATTTCGAGGGCGCGCGCAGTCAGCTGATCCGGCTGCATCAGCTCCGTGGCCCATCCCCGGCTTCGGCCTGGCTGGGGCTGCGTGCCGAGCGCCGCCTGGGCAATCGCGACGGCGAGGCGAGCTACGCAGCGCAGTTGCGCAGCCGCTTCGCCAGTTCGCCGGAATATCAGTTGATGTCGCAAGGGAAGTACGAGTGAGCAACACCGAACAGATCGCCGTGTCTGCCGATGTGGTGGCCGGTGCAGCGATGTCGCCGGGCGACCGCCTGCGGGCGGCGCGCGAGGCGCGGGGCGAGTCGCAGTCCGATGTCGCGCAGACGCTCAAGCTGTCGATGCGTCAGGTCGAGGCGCTGGAGCGGGGCGACTACGATGCGCTGCCCGGGCCTGCCTTCGTGCGTGGCTTCATGCGCAACTACGCCCGCCACCTGGGCATCGATCCCGCGCCCTTGCTCGCAGCACTGAACGAGGGGGCTGTGGCGGCGCAGGTGGAGCTCGCACCGGTCTCCAACGCCGACGGTGACATGCCGTCGGGAGGCGGGCACGGCCGCAATGCTTCCGGTCCGGCCGCGATCGTCGCGGTGTTCCTGCTTCTTGCTGTTCTCGCGGGTTGGTATTTCGACTGGTTCCAGACCGAACCGCCGGCAAGCCTTACGGGCGATACGCAAAGCGAGCCGGAGATGCCGCCACGTGGCGACGTTGCCGTTGAGCCCATCGTGGTCGCACCGCCCGCTCCCGCCCCTACCGACGCCGTGGCGCCGACTCCGGGCATGGCTGTGCCGCAGCCGATAGTCGAGTCGCAGGCGCTCAGCCCGTCGGCGCCGCCCCCTGCGGCTGTGCCGCAGGTGCCGCAACCGGCAGCCGCACCAGCCACCGACGGAGCAGCACAGGCCGTACCCGACTCTGAGTCGCCGCAGTTGACGTTCCGCTTTGCCGGCGAGTCCTGGGTCGAGGTCCGTGATGCTGCCGGTACCG encodes:
- the pilW gene encoding type IV pilus biogenesis/stability protein PilW, yielding MMRRLAPLALMLMALLGGCVTPMPSGSGAGASRPWSELPPANAAEGRAKVHVDLGVAYFDVGRNDVALDEAGIALNDSPGYPPAYHLRALVYMAIDDVAAARENFEQALSRAPGDPDFNNSYGWFLCTQGREQEGIERLAAAARNPYYRYATRPYTNAGLCHLRLKQDGAAEVQFTHALQADPQNGEALYQLAAIAYRKGNFEGARSQLIRLHQLRGPSPASAWLGLRAERRLGNRDGEASYAAQLRSRFASSPEYQLMSQGKYE
- a CDS encoding RodZ domain-containing protein, giving the protein MSNTEQIAVSADVVAGAAMSPGDRLRAAREARGESQSDVAQTLKLSMRQVEALERGDYDALPGPAFVRGFMRNYARHLGIDPAPLLAALNEGAVAAQVELAPVSNADGDMPSGGGHGRNASGPAAIVAVFLLLAVLAGWYFDWFQTEPPASLTGDTQSEPEMPPRGDVAVEPIVVAPPAPAPTDAVAPTPGMAVPQPIVESQALSPSAPPPAAVPQVPQPAAAPATDGAAQAVPDSESPQLTFRFAGESWVEVRDAAGTVVYSGLGSAGSSRNVQGRPPFALVVGNAKDVRLELNGREIDLQSHTRGTVARLKVQ